The stretch of DNA TTGATTAAGTTCGGTTAATATGATAAGCTATATAGTGGTTGAACTTCTAAGGGGTGAATAGACTATATGAATAAAGACGAACTTCTTGAAAAACTTCAATCAAATATCTCAAGGGATACTTGGAATAATTGGCTGACTTCTGCACAAATTTTAGAATTAACTGAAACTAAAGTAACAATAGGTTTGGGTAATCTATTCATAAAAGAAGCCGTTGAAAAAAAATTTGGTCCTGTAATTCGAGACACACTTACTAACATATTAGGCAAAAAAATTCATGTAGAATTTAAAGAAATCCCCATTTCTTCGGAAAGTAAAAATTCTGTATCAGGTCCAATTATAAAAAATAGGCCTTTAAAATTATCTGACTTTAATCCCGATTTTACTTTCGATAGCTTTGTAATAGGAGATTCAAATAGAATGGCTTATTATTCGGCTATTGAGGTAGCAAAAAATCCCGGGAAATTTAATCCACTTTTTATATATGGAGATGTAGGACTCGGAAAGACTCATTTACTACATGCGGTTGCCAACTATTTATTAGAAAATTCTCCTGATTTAAAAGTAAGATATGTAACTGCTGAAGATTTTATGAACGAAATGATGGATGGCATTAGGTCAAACGGAATGGAACATTTTAGAGAGAAATTTCGAAAAAATATAGACTTTCTGTTAATTGACGATGTTCAATTTTTAATAGGAAAGAATACTGTACAAACAGAACTTTTTCATACTTTTAATACGCTCTTTAATTCAAAAAAACAGATAATTATTTGTTCAGACAGAACTCCCGAAGAATTGGCTACCTTTCATCCTCGTTTAATCAGTAGATTTGAGATGGGACTTGTCACGGATATTCAAGCTCCAGATAAAACTACAAAATATTTGATTGCCAAGAAAATGGCTCAAATGATATCTATTTCATTAACTGATGATGTTGCATATTATTTGGCTGAACATATTGATAAAAATTTACGAAAATTACGTGGTGCAATAATGAATTTGTTATTGCAAAGCCAAATAAGTGGGGTTCCTGTTAACCTTGATTCTGCTAAAAAAATCGTTGATTCTATGATTAGAATGAATGCTAGTAAAGTTAAACTACATTCCAAAGAAATTCTTGAATCTATAAAAATTGATTCCGTAATAAATGCGGTTTCCTCTGAATTTGAAGTAAGAAGAGAAGATATATTTTCTACCTCTCGAAAAAAAGAAGCCGCTGTGGCACGTCAAGTTTTGGCTTATCTTTTTAAAACCATCTTAAACATGAAAACTAAGGAAATCTCAGAAAAATTAAACAAAAACCATTCAACAATTGTTCATTCTATTAAAAAGATAGAGCAATCTTTACTTATAGGTAACGATCTGATAAGAGATAAAATAAATCATATAAAATCTAAATTAGAAGAAGAAAATTACTCTACAAACATCTAATTAACAAGCAAAATTAAAAGCTGGGTATAATTCCCAGCTTTTAGACTTAAAAATTTTCTAAAATTCCAATCCAACTATTGCTTCTGGGGTTACGGCATAAAATGTAAACGTTTCTGTAAAAAACAGTTTTACTTCTTCATCGACATGTCTAAGATAACCTAACGAAAGATCCTGTCCTAATATTAATTTGAAATCTTTACCACGTGTGGAAACAACGAATGATTGCTCTAAGTCATGTATTAATTCTATTTTTGCATTTAAAACTTCGTTAACCAATAAATTTAACGGATAAGATAGTTGCTGACTGTAAAGTCTTTCCCAAACTTCTTTGTTTATAACAAGTGAATAAGGACCTTCGATACCATTTTCTATAAATCTTTTTTTGATATTATGTAGCGAAACAATAAAATCTCCTACATTATTTTGTGAACTTTTTATTGAATTTGATTTTGCTAATGTATACAATCCGGTAATATTTGCTTTTTCCAAACCTCTAAGGATAATATCATTTTCAAACTTAGCTATTTCCTTAGCAGCAGTTTCTAAAGGCTCTAAATTTGGTGCAATATTACCTCTTTCAATATCATCCAAAGTCCATAATTTTAAAGTAAAAGGATTTCGAACCTCGATTAAAGGCAAAGATTTCCTTAATCCCCAACCAAAAGAATCAGCTGAACTTTCTACTAATTCGTTTGTCCCCAAATTGTAAGAAGAATATTGCCACCCAAACGGCCCTTCAACATCAACTATTTTACGTAATTTCAAATTACTTTTCAAAATCTCTTTTGCCCTTTCATCTAACTCTTCCCACATTTTTGCTGTTAAAGGTGCTATATCTCTTTTTAAAAAGTCCATTTTTTCGCCTCCTTTCAATTCTATACTATTCACCTTAGAAATTATAAACCTGGGTTTTATCAATATTTTAGTTTCAAATTTTTTATGAAATAACTATTTGATTTTGAACTTAATCAATCCCCTATTTTTTAACATATTAAGCCATTTTAAATTCAAAATATTATTTTCTCAAAGCTCTTAATTTCTAAGGTATCTAAATCCTAAGTATATTTCTTTTTGAAATACTAAAATTATTTATTAAACCCAACCTTTACTTCTAAATAACTAACCCTTTAGAGAACCTAACCCCAAATCTCCACTTTTAGATGGATCTTCATCTGTAGAATCTTTCTCAACTTGAAGTAACGGTTTCTCGGTAAATAAGTATTTTCGTAATTCTTCATCCCATCCATCCATATTTCTTCTGAGCCATTCTATAATCATTACAGCATGTTCTATTTCCTCATCTCTGTTATGTTCTATTATTTCTTTGAGGGATGGATCCTTGGAAACAGCTGCTCTTTGATTGTACCAATCTATTGCTTCTATTTCTTCTTTTAAACTATTTAATGCATAAACATAAGAGCGATCTTTATCAGTCATTTCTTCGTAAGGTTCATGATAATCTTGCATGAATTATCCCTCCTTTTTTCGTATTTATATACTCACTTTAGAAATTCTAAAAACTTTTTTAGATATATTTTATTGTTAAGTTTTTTATAAAAAACCTCCATCATTCTGATTCTTACTAACTGTCTATTTTTTAACTTTTCGGTACCTGTATCGAAGAGTAGAGAAAGGGCTCCGCCCTGAACCCACTTTAAATTCAAAAACTTATTTTTAAAAATTCATTATTCCCAAAGTCTCTATATAATTTCTTACTAACTGTCTATTTTTTAACTTTTCGGTACCTGTATCGAAGAGTAGAGAAAGGGCTCTGCCCTGAACCCACTTTAAATTCAAAAACTTATTTTTAAAAATTCATTATTCCCAAAGTCTCTATATAATTTCTTACTAACTGTCTATTTTTTAACTTTTCGGTACCTGTACCGAAGAATAGAGAAAGGGCTCCGCCCTGAAACCACTTTAAATTCAAAAACTTATTTTTAAAAATTCATTATTTCTAAAATTCCCCTGTATTTATTAATATCCTTAAAAATTTTAAAGCCTAAGCTTTATCATTACTTTTTTTCTTTAAATACAAAATATAAGTCCATTTCATTTTTTTCAGAAACATAAATTGGA from Petrotoga sp. 9PWA.NaAc.5.4 encodes:
- the dnaA gene encoding chromosomal replication initiator protein DnaA: MNKDELLEKLQSNISRDTWNNWLTSAQILELTETKVTIGLGNLFIKEAVEKKFGPVIRDTLTNILGKKIHVEFKEIPISSESKNSVSGPIIKNRPLKLSDFNPDFTFDSFVIGDSNRMAYYSAIEVAKNPGKFNPLFIYGDVGLGKTHLLHAVANYLLENSPDLKVRYVTAEDFMNEMMDGIRSNGMEHFREKFRKNIDFLLIDDVQFLIGKNTVQTELFHTFNTLFNSKKQIIICSDRTPEELATFHPRLISRFEMGLVTDIQAPDKTTKYLIAKKMAQMISISLTDDVAYYLAEHIDKNLRKLRGAIMNLLLQSQISGVPVNLDSAKKIVDSMIRMNASKVKLHSKEILESIKIDSVINAVSSEFEVRREDIFSTSRKKEAAVARQVLAYLFKTILNMKTKEISEKLNKNHSTIVHSIKKIEQSLLIGNDLIRDKINHIKSKLEEENYSTNI
- a CDS encoding encapsulin-associated ferritin-like protein, whose product is MQDYHEPYEEMTDKDRSYVYALNSLKEEIEAIDWYNQRAAVSKDPSLKEIIEHNRDEEIEHAVMIIEWLRRNMDGWDEELRKYLFTEKPLLQVEKDSTDEDPSKSGDLGLGSLKG
- a CDS encoding family 1 encapsulin nanocompartment shell protein, which codes for MDFLKRDIAPLTAKMWEELDERAKEILKSNLKLRKIVDVEGPFGWQYSSYNLGTNELVESSADSFGWGLRKSLPLIEVRNPFTLKLWTLDDIERGNIAPNLEPLETAAKEIAKFENDIILRGLEKANITGLYTLAKSNSIKSSQNNVGDFIVSLHNIKKRFIENGIEGPYSLVINKEVWERLYSQQLSYPLNLLVNEVLNAKIELIHDLEQSFVVSTRGKDFKLILGQDLSLGYLRHVDEEVKLFFTETFTFYAVTPEAIVGLEF